AACAGTGCGAAGGAGGTCCGACGTCTTTACTGAGCTGCTGAACCCTTTCTGGCAGAATGTGGCGCgtgagttttttttccatggCTCTGGCCCTCAGTCTTGTACCCGGGACTGCCGCGGCTCTGAAAGAGGGCGAATGTGAAGGTAAGCGAGTCCTGTCGCTGCGGCTGcgagagctgctgcagctgtggtCGTGTGTAGATGTGGGGCATCCGTGGGAGTCTCAGGATCTCCCCGTCACTCTTCACAATTGAGGTCTCTAGCTTTGCTCTGAAGTTCTGTATGCTCTTGTTTCAGTGTGCGTCACCTTCCTCGGGAAGTTCTACGAGTCGCTGAAGGAGGACGGTGTCCGATTTAACACTGACGACATCAAGAAGGCGCTCGTGAAGAGCTGCAGTGACGCCACGGGCAAAGACAACCGATTCGTAAGTAGTGGGGAAGAACTCTTGGGAAAGTTCTTGTTCTGAAGAACAGAAGAGCCAGATTGTGTCTCCTTATTGTCACCACCAGCTGGACAACCTTGGATGGGACAAAATCAAAACTGACTGAACTTTGGTGTTTATCTGTACAGATATTCATGTATGGGCAAACAACTGTGTGTATTGACTTGAACAGTATTGAATGTAACATTCAAATGTGAAGAGAAGCACTGGAGCAGCTGTCACTCTGATCAAACACATCAAATGCAGGAAAAACATTTCGTCAAAAAGGGAGGAGACTTGATTGGAGCTGACATGTGTAAACACAAGTCTCTGACACTCCCCCCCCCCTTCTCCCAccctccttcacttcctccttctctctcgtCTCACCCACACCACCGGCAGTGTTACTACATCGGAGTGACGAGCGGCGTAACCAGAGTGATCAACGAGGTGACAAGGCTGCTCAGCGCCGAATTACCAGTGGAGAGCATCTGCAAGAGGCTGAAGATAATGGACCCTCAGATCTGCGACCTCAAATACACTactacttcctcttcctccctctaaACAGCAGGGGTCAGTGTCTTGTATGCTTGGCATATTCTAAAATACTACTATTGATTCCCAAGAAGATACTCAATACCACAGAGATTAAAAGTGACAAATACTTAAATAGACATGGAAACacttatttttatgaaaaaaaagaagcacagcACCACTATATACAttacatatataaaataaaaacatgaaattataacacTTAAAGTAACAATGTGTAGTATTTGGACATAAATAGATGATTTTCAGATTTCTCTCCGGTGTCAGTCTCACCAGCACTCTGTTAAACGCTGCCTTGTAGTATGTAACTTTCTGTGGGTGAGCCGCCCAaggcgtgttctgagagtggcgtcacagccccaactccacccccaccgcaACACTTTATGGCAAAGGGTCAGGGCTGAGTTCAATTTACACCATGGCAGATGCAAGAGTTCGTAGTGAGGAGTCCATGAAGAGAAAGCGTGAAACCGACAGAGGAAGATCTCGGACAAGAGTCAATATAGATGCATTCACATCCTGGCGAGAACTGAGAACTACCAAaggattttcttctgattctgaagtgccgatgtttctactcgactagtaagtcaattttgtgttcactgctgtctctgttgtgttgacaaatcatgaaacaaatgtctatatgcttgttgtttgtatataagtgtagtgtatgtatatatgtttgctgcgaaacagatgaactgtgacagaaaaaaaaaagtcacttcactgtcatttgcagtgtttatggtccatctggtttggacaagtgtaacgtGATGTCTCATGTTCTgtctgtagctgctgcagttgagtcctctgatctgcagacctgctcggtgctgctgagagacgcgaccagcgcaacatttcatcatccctgacgGTTGTTCTGttggaactgattgaagaaaaatagtttctaactctgacatctgtgtccacagtcaactcgaaataaacgtgtgaacggtctgatcgctgtttgtctgctgcttattAAAACACATGACAATCATGATGTAATGAAACCAGAGGAAAAATGCTGCCTCgtcatctttattattctacagcgctgTAAATGGATGAGAGCCGATGATGTTTTCAGCAGGTTATCACGGAAGAATCCCGTAAGAAACATTACAACGATGGATGTCCGTCTcgacacctccaaggctggagcgagCACTACAGGGTTTTATGTCCTTTCATTGGCTGGAGCTCCGACAGGGaagaggcgagtctcggacagagcgttacttggtttatttgtcacagCCAAGCTGCACAGAATCGCACATTTTGAGCTACACACGCACCGGGCACTTCTTCACTTCCAAGAGAGATGTCGCTCAcccggcaacccctcccacatgcagtggccacacacacgcacacacacatgcacgaaCAGCACACctacagcagacactctacattcattcCTACAACACTCATAACTGAAAGTTACCggtcagtaaatgttcaaactgcctcctttgcttcattctgaaacgtgcagtcaaaataaagttttatatgtGTctatgttgaatgatagatgcttccGAGCCGCTGTCTCTGTTCCCCGCAACGTCCTAAACAGACGGTGAGGAAGTGATACGCGACTCGTATGCAGCAGCATTCCCATTCATGTTTGTTGAACTTTTTCTTCAATTGAATATCAGCTCCAAAATCCACCTCAGTGACTAACGATAGTGTCACAGTGTGTCGTTTCTcactttttttgtaaaatgtcCAGTCCAGTGAATTCAGTCTCATTTTATTTGTGCTGTGTGTTGGTTCAGTTCCCTGCCCTCACAAGACCCCTTTCATACTAATCCTTCCCTTGATCTCCAACTTGGACAACAACGACTAGTGCGAGTCATCGCTGAAATAAAACTTGAGGGAAACGGTGGCGCTCCCCGTTGGACCAATCACAGCCCGCCAACTGGACGTTGCCCCCGGAAGCTACGGGATTGTCCAATCACCGACGCCCTTTGCGGTGACGCAGCCCGGGAAGCTCTCAGTCAAATGTGCCGGCGTCCCGAGTGCAGCAACAGTGCGAAGGAGGTCCGACGTCTTTACTGAGCTGCTGAACCCTTTCTGGCAGAATGTGGCGCGTGAGTTTTTTTTCGATGGCTCTGGCCCTCAGTCTCGTACCCGGGACTGCCGCGGCTCTGAAAGAGGGCGAATGTGAAGGTAAGCGAGTCCTGTCGCTGCGGCTGcgagagctgctgcagctgtggtCGTGTGTAGATGTGGGGCATCCGTGGGAGTCTCAGGATCTCCCCGTCACTCTTCACAGTTGAGGTCTCTAGCTTTGCTCTGAAGTTCTGTATGCTCTTGTTTCAGTGTGCGTCACCTTCCTCGGGAAGTTCTACGAGTCGCTGAAGGAGGACGGTGTCCGATTTAACACTGACGACATCAAGAAGGCGCTCGTGAAGAGCTGCAGTGACGCCACGGGCAAAGACAACCGATTCGTAAGTAGTGGGGAAGAACTCTTGGGAAAGTTCTTGTTCTGAAGAACAGAAGAGCCAGATTGTGTCTCCTTATTGTCACCACCAGCTGGACAACCTTGGATGGGACAAAATCAAAACTGACTGAACTTTGGTGTTTATCTGTACAGATATTCATGTATGGGCGAACAACTGTGTGTATTGACTTGAACAGTATTGAATGTAACATTCAAATGTGAAGAGAAgcactggagcagctgtgactCTGATCAAACACATCAAATGCAGGAAAAACATTTCGTCAAAAAGGGTGGAGACTTGATTGGAGCTGACATGTGTAAACACAAGTGTCTGACACTCACCTCCCCCCCTTTCTCCCAccctccttcacttcctccttctctctcgtCTCACCCACACCACCGGCAGTGTTACTACATCGGAGTGACGAGCGGCGTAACCAGAATGATCAACGAGGTGACAAGGCTGCTCAGCGCCGAATTACCAGTGGAGAGCATCTGCAAGAGGCTGAAGATAATGGACCCTCAGATCTGCGACCTCAAATACACTactacttcctcttcctccctctaaACAGCAGGGGTCAGTGTCTTGTATGCTTGGCATATTCTAAAATACTACTATTGATTCCCAGGAAGATACTCAATACCACAGAGATTAAAAGTGACAAATACTTAAATAGACATGGAAACacttatttttatgaaaaaaaaaagaagcacagcACCACTATACACATTacatatgtaaaataaaaacatgaaattataacacTTAAAGTAACAACGTGTAGTATTTGGACATAAATAGATGATTTTCAGatttagaatagaatagaatagaatagcctttattgtccttgtacagtgtacaacgaaatttgagcgctactcccttggtgcaaacaatgtacaaaagaatatataaaagaaaacaatcaagcatgcactaaaaattaaataaaaagtatatacacaagtagcagcagtaaaagagcgtAATGATAGAAAGTGGCCTTCTCCCCGGAGTCAGTCTCACCAGCACTCTGTTAAACGCTGCCTTGTAGTATGTAACTTTCTGTGGGTGAGCCGCCCAaggcgtgttctgagagtggcgtcacagccccaactccacc
Above is a window of Synchiropus splendidus isolate RoL2022-P1 chromosome 6, RoL_Sspl_1.0, whole genome shotgun sequence DNA encoding:
- the LOC128760165 gene encoding mesencephalic astrocyte-derived neurotrophic factor-like, yielding MWRVSFFSMALALSLVPGTAAALKEGECEVCVTFLGKFYESLKEDGVRFNTDDIKKALVKSCSDATGKDNRFCYYIGVTSGVTRMINEVTRLLSAELPVESICKRLKIMDPQICDLKYTTTSSSSL
- the LOC128760164 gene encoding mesencephalic astrocyte-derived neurotrophic factor-like, whose protein sequence is MWRVSFFSMALALSLVPGTAAALKEGECEVCVTFLGKFYESLKEDGVRFNTDDIKKALVKSCSDATGKDNRFCYYIGVTSGVTRVINEVTRLLSAELPVESICKRLKIMDPQICDLKYTTTSSSSL